In Lachnospiraceae bacterium, one DNA window encodes the following:
- a CDS encoding DUF975 family protein, translating to MTRAELKRNAREKLGGKLFGPNWVNAVLVMAIFYILTTAINGITGLGTLIMLVIGGPLSYGVAKLFLQQCDDGQKMNPTEVFKGFSEDFGGSFILYLLRYLFIALWSILLIIPGIMKMYSYSMAFFIKADHPSYDWRECLDASSELTYGHRWELFVLDLSFIGWQIVGSLCLGIGTFWVNAYREATIAEYYRYFESNQMMDRDF from the coding sequence ATGACGAGAGCCGAATTAAAGCGCAATGCGCGGGAAAAACTTGGAGGAAAATTGTTTGGACCTAACTGGGTCAATGCAGTCCTCGTAATGGCCATTTTCTATATACTGACAACAGCAATAAACGGCATCACAGGCTTAGGTACCCTGATCATGCTGGTGATCGGAGGCCCTTTAAGCTACGGAGTAGCAAAGCTGTTCTTACAGCAGTGTGATGACGGACAGAAAATGAACCCAACAGAAGTATTCAAAGGCTTTTCAGAAGATTTCGGTGGAAGCTTTATCCTATACCTGTTAAGATACCTTTTCATTGCCTTATGGTCCATTCTGCTGATCATTCCAGGTATTATGAAAATGTATTCTTACTCTATGGCATTTTTTATAAAGGCAGATCATCCGTCCTATGACTGGAGAGAATGCCTGGATGCCAGCAGCGAACTGACCTATGGACATAGGTGGGAGCTGTTTGTGCTGGATCTTAGCTTCATCGGCTGGCAGATCGTAGGAAGTCTGTGTTTAGGTATTGGAACTTTCTGGGTCAACGCTTACAGAGAAGCGACTATTGCTGAGTATTACAGATATTTTGAAAGTAATCAGATGATGGACAGAGATTTCTAA
- a CDS encoding glucosyltransferase domain-containing protein: protein MATHFSAVGQIRQFAGETAADIRELRRFLKKEKALKLICLSLIVVCWGLKIVYDDIFIDSEIMSLEPYALLQSWYGSRRFSLIFTKKIFHMIRLVPYLSNLLTAAFLFLAALLFAFCLQTWIPVLKKKPYDKGLLLAAAFFVTAPSLAEQYAYTLQAFEITLSMCICMIAVYCAGRAVYGNGSVIWYLAAVLLLVWTLGSYQGFCVCYMALVLISFLGSYETDMHKGQEEAFLYGIRQVIIFIIGFILYFLTASFLCRIKGGDSSYVDAMFMWGTLSKAECLHYVKDEFRALYCGVVPVLYNRFFGIMAFCCTIFLAVRSVKLHFKKWYWYFLGLFLLFASPMFVTLLSGMRTPVRGQLVFPLLLGAFACIFYCFAVGCLERFKGFSVKPRCVVVSILFVAMFYQSWVQGMDLVQLNQTLHDTLVNDRIIAQQMYGDICRVADRSDMQNCPVVFVGTRSARIPNTAARGEVIGYSYFDFGLTNIGINNRTTGLFNLMGLNLATPTVEEYEQALQEAADKPCWPAKESVFLLDDGCVAVKLSE from the coding sequence ATGGCAACACATTTTTCTGCTGTCGGGCAGATCAGGCAATTTGCAGGAGAGACAGCAGCTGATATCAGGGAATTAAGGCGGTTTTTAAAGAAAGAAAAGGCACTTAAACTTATCTGCCTGTCCCTGATCGTAGTCTGCTGGGGATTAAAGATCGTTTATGATGATATTTTTATTGACAGTGAGATCATGAGTCTGGAGCCATATGCACTGCTTCAGTCCTGGTATGGAAGCAGGCGCTTCAGCTTGATCTTTACGAAAAAAATATTTCATATGATCCGGCTGGTTCCCTATTTATCCAATCTGCTGACAGCTGCTTTTCTTTTTCTGGCTGCACTTTTGTTTGCATTTTGCCTGCAGACATGGATCCCAGTCCTGAAAAAGAAACCATATGATAAGGGACTGCTGTTAGCAGCTGCCTTTTTTGTAACAGCGCCGTCCCTTGCAGAACAGTATGCCTATACGCTCCAGGCTTTTGAGATCACATTATCTATGTGCATCTGCATGATCGCAGTGTATTGCGCCGGGAGAGCGGTTTATGGAAATGGTTCGGTGATCTGGTATCTGGCAGCGGTGCTGCTTCTGGTATGGACATTAGGCTCTTATCAGGGGTTTTGCGTCTGCTATATGGCACTGGTGTTGATCTCATTTCTGGGAAGCTATGAGACAGATATGCATAAGGGGCAGGAAGAAGCCTTTCTTTATGGTATCCGGCAGGTTATCATTTTTATTATAGGATTTATCTTATATTTCCTTACAGCTTCATTTTTGTGCAGGATCAAAGGCGGGGATTCCAGTTATGTGGATGCCATGTTTATGTGGGGTACCTTAAGTAAGGCAGAGTGCCTGCATTATGTAAAGGATGAATTCCGTGCATTGTATTGCGGTGTGGTGCCGGTCCTTTATAATCGTTTTTTTGGCATAATGGCATTTTGTTGTACCATATTTCTGGCTGTCCGCAGTGTGAAGCTGCATTTTAAGAAATGGTATTGGTATTTTCTTGGGCTGTTCCTGTTATTTGCGTCACCTATGTTTGTTACCCTGTTAAGCGGAATGCGGACACCAGTACGTGGACAGCTGGTATTTCCTCTTCTTTTAGGGGCTTTTGCCTGCATTTTTTATTGTTTTGCAGTGGGATGCCTGGAGCGTTTTAAGGGCTTTTCCGTAAAACCCCGCTGTGTTGTTGTTTCCATTCTTTTTGTGGCAATGTTTTATCAGTCATGGGTGCAGGGAATGGATCTGGTACAGTTAAACCAGACCCTTCATGATACGTTGGTCAATGACCGGATCATCGCACAGCAGATGTATGGGGATATCTGCCGTGTGGCTGACCGCTCTGATATGCAGAACTGTCCAGTGGTTTTTGTAGGAACACGCAGCGCCAGAATACCAAATACAGCGGCAAGAGGAGAAGTGATCGGATATTCCTATTTTGATTTTGGACTGACCAATATCGGGATCAATAATCGGACAACGGGCTTATTTAACCTTATGGGACTGAACCTGGCAACACCTACAGTGGAAGAATATGAACAGGCGCTGCAGGAAGCAGCAGATAAGCCTTGCTGGCCTGCAAAGGAGTCGGTTTTCCTTCTGGATGACGGTTGTGTGGCTGTAAAGCTTTCAGAGTAA
- a CDS encoding TIGR03905 family TSCPD domain-containing protein: MNYTTHGVCSRAISFEVKDNKVTDVHFVGGCSGNTQGVAALVEGMDIDEAIKRLKGIKCGPRPTSCPDQLATALEQYKAQQ; this comes from the coding sequence ATGAATTATACAACCCACGGCGTCTGTTCAAGAGCCATCTCTTTTGAAGTAAAGGACAATAAGGTAACTGATGTTCATTTTGTAGGCGGCTGCTCCGGCAACACCCAGGGCGTTGCAGCACTGGTTGAAGGAATGGATATTGATGAAGCTATCAAGCGTTTAAAAGGCATCAAGTGCGGCCCACGCCCAACTTCCTGTCCTGACCAGCTGGCAACTGCATTAGAACAGTATAAGGCTCAGCAGTAA
- a CDS encoding glucose-6-phosphate isomerase, whose translation MSKEVVFDYSKATGFISAEEMANFKKTVMAAKETLLSKEGAGNDYLGWIDLPVDYDKDEFARIKKAAAKIQGDSDVLLVVGIGGSYLGARAAIEFLSNSFYNVLSKEVRKTPEIYFVGNSISSKYIADLKKVLAGKDFSINIISKSGTTTEPAIAFRVFKEMLIEKYGKEEAAKRIYATTDRAKGALKNLADEEGYEEFVVPDDVGGRFSVLTAVGLLPIAVCGADIDKLMEGAASGRKKALETPYEENPALLYAAVRNILLRKGKAVEIVANYEPSLHYVSEWWKQLFGESEGKDQRGIFPAAVDLTTDLHSMGQFIQDGARIMFETVINVEESPEEIVLKKEDVDTDGMNYLAGKTVDFVNKSAMNGTILAHTDGNVPNLMVKVPEQNEFYLGELFYFFEFACGVSGYILGINPFNQPGVESYKKNMFALLGKPGYEAQREELLKRL comes from the coding sequence ATGAGTAAGGAAGTTGTATTCGATTATTCAAAAGCCACCGGTTTTATCTCAGCTGAAGAGATGGCTAACTTCAAAAAAACAGTTATGGCAGCAAAGGAGACTTTGTTAAGTAAAGAAGGTGCTGGAAACGACTATCTTGGCTGGATCGATCTTCCTGTTGATTATGATAAGGATGAGTTTGCAAGAATTAAAAAGGCAGCAGCAAAGATCCAGGGCGATTCAGATGTTCTGCTGGTAGTAGGGATCGGCGGTTCCTATTTAGGAGCAAGAGCAGCTATCGAATTTTTAAGCAACAGCTTTTACAATGTGCTGTCTAAGGAAGTCCGCAAGACTCCTGAGATCTATTTCGTAGGAAACAGCATCAGCAGCAAGTATATTGCAGACCTTAAGAAAGTTCTGGCTGGAAAGGACTTCTCTATCAATATCATTTCCAAGTCCGGCACCACCACAGAGCCGGCTATCGCATTCCGTGTATTTAAGGAAATGCTGATCGAAAAATATGGCAAAGAAGAGGCTGCAAAGCGTATTTATGCAACCACAGACCGGGCAAAGGGCGCTTTAAAGAACCTGGCAGATGAAGAAGGCTACGAAGAGTTCGTAGTTCCAGATGATGTAGGCGGACGTTTCTCCGTTCTTACAGCAGTAGGTCTGCTTCCGATCGCTGTATGTGGTGCTGATATTGATAAGCTGATGGAAGGTGCTGCTTCCGGCCGTAAGAAAGCACTGGAAACTCCTTACGAAGAAAACCCGGCTCTTCTGTACGCAGCAGTCCGCAACATCCTGCTGCGCAAGGGCAAAGCAGTAGAGATCGTAGCAAATTATGAGCCAAGCCTTCATTATGTATCTGAGTGGTGGAAGCAGCTGTTTGGTGAAAGCGAAGGAAAAGACCAGAGAGGTATTTTCCCTGCAGCAGTAGATCTGACCACAGACCTGCACTCCATGGGACAGTTCATCCAGGACGGCGCACGCATCATGTTTGAAACCGTTATCAATGTAGAAGAATCTCCAGAAGAGATCGTTTTGAAAAAAGAGGATGTAGATACCGACGGTATGAACTATCTTGCCGGAAAGACGGTAGATTTCGTAAATAAGAGTGCCATGAACGGAACCATTCTGGCTCATACCGACGGAAATGTACCAAACCTGATGGTAAAGGTACCAGAGCAGAATGAATTCTATTTAGGTGAATTATTCTACTTCTTTGAATTTGCCTGCGGCGTAAGCGGCTACATTTTAGGCATCAACCCATTTAACCAGCCAGGCGTAGAAAGCTACAAGAAGAACATGTTCGCCCTTCTTGGAAAGCCAGGTTATGAAGCTCAGAGAGAAGAGCTGTTAAAGAGACTGTAA
- the tkt gene encoding transketolase, translating to MGMIETKTANAIRVLSADAIQKAKSGHPGLPLGCASAAYELWANHMRHNPADPQWVDRDRFILSGGHGSMLLYSLFHLFGYGNLSMDDLKNFRQVGSLTPGHPEYGHTVGVEATTGPLGQGMGMAVGMAMAEAHLASVFNKDDIKIVDHYTYVLGGDGCMMEGLSSEAFSLAGTLGLGKLIVLYDSNNISIEGNTDIAFTEDTAKRFESYGFGVFQVEDGNDFAAIGAAIEAAKADTQRPSLIVLHTQIGYGCPAKQGKASAHGEPLGEENIIAMKENLGWESMEPFYVPQDVYDHMDKVKESLKAPEEDWNARFAAYCEKYPEMKELWDQYHDKNLPKKLWDNEEFWSYEDKPQATRNLSGELLNKINKVVPNLFGGSADLAPSNKTNLKGEGDFSKADYAGKNLHFGVREQAMTAIGNGLALHGGVIPYVATFFVFSDYMKPVARLSSLMQVPLVYVLTHDSIGVGEDGPTHEPIEQLAMLRAQPNFHVFRPADAKETAAAWYSAITSEKTPTALVLTRQNLPQLAGTGRDAIKGAYIVADSAKETPDAIIIATGSELSLAVEAKELLLKDGMDVRVVSMPCMDLFEEQSAEYKESVLPKAVRKRVAVEALSDFGWGRYVGLDGATVCMEGFGASGPAAQLFEKFGFTAERVAETVKSL from the coding sequence ATGGGCATGATAGAAACAAAGACAGCTAATGCCATTCGTGTATTATCGGCTGATGCTATCCAGAAGGCAAAATCCGGACATCCGGGACTTCCTTTAGGATGTGCTTCTGCAGCATATGAATTATGGGCTAACCATATGAGACATAATCCGGCAGATCCACAGTGGGTGGACAGAGACCGTTTTATCCTTTCCGGCGGACATGGCTCTATGCTGCTGTATTCATTATTCCATTTATTTGGCTATGGAAACTTATCTATGGATGATTTAAAGAACTTCCGTCAGGTAGGTTCCTTAACTCCGGGACATCCTGAGTATGGTCATACAGTAGGTGTAGAAGCTACCACAGGACCGTTGGGACAGGGAATGGGCATGGCTGTAGGTATGGCTATGGCAGAGGCTCATTTGGCTTCCGTATTCAACAAAGACGATATTAAGATCGTTGACCATTACACCTATGTACTGGGCGGAGACGGCTGTATGATGGAAGGACTTTCCTCTGAGGCATTCTCTTTAGCAGGTACTTTAGGACTTGGAAAACTGATCGTTCTCTATGATTCCAACAATATTTCCATTGAAGGAAATACTGACATTGCATTTACAGAAGATACTGCAAAGCGTTTTGAGTCCTATGGATTCGGCGTATTCCAGGTAGAGGATGGAAATGATTTTGCAGCTATCGGTGCAGCTATCGAAGCAGCTAAGGCTGATACCCAAAGACCTTCCCTTATCGTTCTTCATACCCAGATCGGATACGGCTGCCCGGCTAAGCAGGGCAAAGCATCTGCACACGGTGAGCCTCTGGGTGAAGAGAACATCATTGCCATGAAGGAAAACTTAGGCTGGGAGAGCATGGAACCATTCTATGTACCTCAGGATGTTTATGATCACATGGATAAGGTAAAAGAAAGCTTAAAGGCACCGGAAGAAGACTGGAATGCAAGATTTGCAGCATACTGTGAGAAGTATCCGGAAATGAAGGAGCTTTGGGATCAGTATCATGACAAAAACCTGCCTAAGAAGCTTTGGGATAATGAAGAGTTCTGGTCCTATGAGGACAAGCCACAGGCAACCAGAAATCTGTCCGGTGAGCTGTTAAATAAGATCAATAAAGTGGTTCCGAACCTGTTTGGTGGTTCCGCTGACCTGGCTCCTTCCAATAAGACCAATTTAAAGGGCGAAGGCGACTTCTCTAAGGCTGATTATGCTGGAAAGAACCTGCACTTTGGCGTAAGAGAGCAGGCAATGACTGCTATTGGAAATGGTCTGGCTCTTCACGGCGGCGTGATCCCTTATGTAGCGACTTTCTTTGTATTCAGTGATTATATGAAGCCAGTTGCAAGACTTTCATCCCTGATGCAGGTGCCGTTAGTTTATGTCCTGACCCATGACAGCATCGGTGTAGGCGAAGACGGACCGACCCATGAACCCATCGAGCAGTTAGCTATGCTGCGTGCACAGCCTAACTTCCATGTATTCCGTCCAGCAGATGCTAAAGAGACTGCAGCAGCATGGTACAGCGCTATTACCTCTGAAAAGACACCTACTGCTCTGGTACTGACCAGACAGAACCTGCCTCAGTTAGCAGGAACTGGCCGCGATGCGATCAAGGGCGCTTACATTGTAGCTGATTCTGCAAAGGAAACTCCGGATGCGATCATCATTGCTACCGGTTCTGAGTTAAGCCTGGCAGTAGAAGCAAAAGAACTGCTGTTAAAGGATGGAATGGATGTGCGTGTTGTATCCATGCCATGTATGGATCTGTTCGAGGAGCAGAGTGCAGAATACAAAGAGTCTGTTCTTCCAAAGGCTGTAAGAAAGAGAGTTGCAGTAGAAGCACTTTCCGACTTTGGCTGGGGACGTTATGTAGGTCTTGACGGTGCAACTGTATGCATGGAAGGCTTTGGCGCTTCCGGTCCTGCA
- a CDS encoding 5'-methylthioadenosine/adenosylhomocysteine nucleosidase has product MIGIIGAMDEEVAMLKEKLTEVQVETKAAMDFYKGKLEGKDVVVVRSGIGKVNAAMCAQILADVYHADHVLNTGIAGSLKAEINIGDIVLSTDALQHDMDARAFGYEPGQIPRVDTLSFKADEKMLSLAKECCEKVNPEIGVFTGRVVSGDQFISDKEKKKWLTDTFAGYCTEMEGAAIAQVCYFNHIPFLIVRAISDKADDSASMDYPTFEAQAIRHSVNLMAEMIRCF; this is encoded by the coding sequence ATGATCGGAATTATCGGGGCCATGGACGAAGAAGTGGCAATGTTAAAGGAAAAGCTTACAGAGGTTCAGGTAGAAACAAAGGCTGCTATGGACTTTTATAAAGGAAAGTTGGAAGGAAAGGACGTAGTGGTAGTCCGTTCCGGTATCGGTAAGGTAAATGCGGCAATGTGTGCCCAGATCCTGGCAGATGTATACCATGCAGATCATGTGCTCAACACAGGCATCGCAGGTTCCTTAAAGGCAGAGATTAATATTGGAGATATCGTGCTGTCTACAGATGCACTGCAGCATGATATGGACGCCAGGGCATTTGGCTATGAGCCGGGCCAGATCCCAAGAGTGGATACGCTTTCCTTTAAGGCAGATGAGAAAATGCTTTCTCTTGCAAAGGAATGCTGTGAAAAGGTGAATCCGGAGATTGGCGTATTTACCGGAAGAGTTGTTTCAGGTGACCAGTTTATTTCTGATAAAGAGAAGAAAAAATGGCTTACTGATACCTTTGCAGGCTACTGCACGGAAATGGAAGGTGCAGCTATCGCCCAGGTATGCTATTTTAACCATATTCCATTCCTTATTGTAAGAGCAATCTCTGATAAGGCAGATGACAGCGCATCTATGGATTATCCAACCTTTGAGGCACAGGCCATCCGCCACAGCGTAAACTTAATGGCAGAGATGATCCGCTGCTTTTAA